The Petrocella atlantisensis genome has a window encoding:
- the rpsG gene encoding 30S ribosomal protein S7 translates to MPRKGHTPKRDVLPDPIYGNKVVTKLINNIMLDGKKGAAQKIVYGAFDKVAEKSGKDALEAFQEALGNIMPVLEVKARRVGGATYQVPIEVRPDRRQALGLRWLTLYTRKRGEKTMVDRLAGELLDALNNTGGSVKKKEDTHKMAEANKAFAHFRW, encoded by the coding sequence GTGCCACGTAAAGGACATACACCCAAAAGAGATGTATTACCAGATCCAATATATGGAAACAAGGTTGTAACCAAACTGATCAACAACATCATGTTAGACGGTAAAAAAGGTGCAGCACAAAAGATCGTATACGGTGCTTTTGATAAAGTAGCAGAGAAATCAGGTAAAGATGCATTAGAGGCTTTCCAAGAGGCTCTAGGTAACATCATGCCTGTATTAGAAGTAAAAGCAAGACGTGTCGGTGGAGCAACATATCAAGTGCCTATCGAAGTACGTCCGGACAGAAGACAAGCCCTTGGACTACGTTGGTTAACACTTTACACAAGAAAACGTGGGGAAAAGACCATGGTAGACCGATTAGCTGGTGAATTATTAGATGCACTTAATAATACCGGTGGGTCTGTTAAGAAAAAAGAAGATACACATAAAATGGCAGAAGCAAACAAAGCATTTGCACATTTCAGATGGTAA
- a CDS encoding ribosomal L7Ae/L30e/S12e/Gadd45 family protein, whose product MHRLQEGSKIVGTKQTLRALERNQVEVLFVAEDANKRLLAKLTEMAEANHIAIVYVKTMEELGKACNVKVKAATAALIVNNSFSGGEKNANY is encoded by the coding sequence ATGCACAGATTACAAGAAGGTTCCAAAATTGTAGGTACTAAGCAAACGCTAAGAGCACTTGAGCGTAACCAAGTAGAGGTATTGTTTGTTGCGGAAGATGCAAATAAACGACTGCTGGCAAAGCTCACAGAGATGGCGGAAGCCAACCATATAGCAATTGTGTATGTGAAGACAATGGAAGAACTAGGCAAAGCTTGCAATGTTAAAGTGAAAGCCGCAACCGCAGCACTGATCGTAAACAACTCATTTTCAGGAGGTGAAAAGAATGCCAACTATTAA
- the rpsL gene encoding 30S ribosomal protein S12: MPTINQLVRKGRKEIVKKSTAPALQKGFNSLHKKSTNISAPQKRGVCTAVKTATPKKPNSALRKIARVRLTNGLEVTGYIPGEGHNLQEHSVVLIRGGRVKDLPGTRYHVVRGTLDTAGVADRRQSRSKYGAKRPKVKS, from the coding sequence ATGCCAACTATTAACCAGTTAGTTAGAAAAGGCAGAAAAGAAATCGTTAAGAAATCAACAGCGCCAGCACTTCAAAAAGGATTTAACTCCTTACATAAGAAGTCAACAAATATCTCAGCGCCTCAAAAGCGTGGTGTTTGTACAGCTGTTAAGACTGCTACACCTAAGAAGCCTAACTCAGCCCTTAGAAAAATCGCCAGAGTGCGTTTGACCAATGGACTAGAAGTTACAGGTTACATCCCAGGTGAAGGCCACAACTTACAAGAACATAGTGTTGTTCTCATTAGAGGTGGTAGAGTTAAAGACTTACCAGGTACACGTTATCATGTAGTCAGAGGTACATTAGATACTGCTGGCGTAGCTGACCGTCGTCAATCTCGTTCAAAATACGGAGCAAAACGACCTAAGGTGAAAAGCTAA
- the rplC gene encoding 50S ribosomal protein L3, which yields MQKAIIARKVGMTQIFMEDGALVPVTVLQAGPCTVVQVKTVDNDGYSAVQIGFEDKKEKHTTQPLQGHFQKAGVTAKRVLKEFRLENAETFEAGQEITADIFAVGDMIDVSGTSKGKGFQGNIKRHGQTRGPMAHGSKYHRRPGSMGQASSPSKVFKGKNLPGHMGAVKVTIQNLEVVRVDAEQNLILVKGAVPGPKKSILTIRDAVKA from the coding sequence ATGCAAAAAGCAATTATTGCGAGAAAAGTAGGCATGACACAAATCTTCATGGAAGATGGCGCATTGGTTCCTGTAACCGTATTACAAGCCGGTCCATGTACAGTTGTTCAAGTAAAAACCGTAGACAACGATGGCTATAGTGCTGTTCAAATCGGTTTTGAAGACAAAAAAGAAAAACACACAACACAACCTTTACAAGGTCATTTCCAAAAAGCCGGTGTTACTGCTAAGAGAGTACTAAAAGAATTCAGACTTGAAAATGCAGAAACATTTGAAGCTGGTCAAGAAATCACAGCTGATATTTTCGCAGTTGGCGACATGATTGATGTAAGTGGTACAAGTAAAGGTAAAGGGTTCCAAGGTAACATCAAGCGTCACGGACAAACAAGAGGCCCCATGGCTCACGGTTCTAAGTACCATAGAAGACCTGGTTCAATGGGACAAGCATCATCACCTTCAAAAGTATTCAAAGGTAAGAACTTACCTGGACATATGGGTGCTGTAAAAGTGACGATTCAAAATCTTGAAGTTGTAAGAGTGGACGCAGAACAAAACTTGATTTTAGTTAAAGGTGCTGTACCTGGACCTAAAAAATCTATCTTAACAATTAGAGACGCAGTTAAGGCGTAG
- the rplD gene encoding 50S ribosomal protein L4 → MAKVSVYNMDGKQVEELELNDSIFGIEIKNHLMHMSVVQQLANKRQGTQSAKTRAEVRGGGRKPWRQKGTGRARIGSIRAPHWTGGGVVFAPKPRDYSFKLNKKEKRIALKSALSAKVADGKFIVLDELTLDGIKTKDMIKVLDNLSVKKALICINENNKNVLLSARNIANVATAQTNTINVYDILKYDTFVTTKAAVATIEEVYA, encoded by the coding sequence ATGGCAAAAGTATCTGTATACAATATGGATGGTAAACAAGTAGAAGAACTAGAACTAAATGATAGCATTTTTGGAATTGAAATCAAAAACCACTTAATGCATATGTCAGTTGTTCAACAACTTGCAAATAAACGCCAAGGAACACAAAGTGCTAAAACCCGTGCAGAAGTACGTGGTGGTGGTAGAAAACCTTGGAGACAAAAAGGAACGGGTAGAGCTAGAATCGGTTCAATAAGAGCACCACATTGGACAGGTGGTGGTGTGGTTTTTGCACCAAAACCAAGAGATTACTCATTCAAACTTAATAAAAAAGAAAAAAGAATAGCCCTTAAATCTGCACTATCAGCAAAAGTTGCTGATGGAAAATTCATCGTTCTTGATGAATTGACACTTGATGGTATTAAAACAAAAGATATGATTAAGGTTCTTGATAACTTAAGCGTTAAAAAAGCTTTAATCTGTATCAATGAAAACAACAAAAATGTATTATTATCAGCTAGGAATATAGCAAATGTAGCAACAGCTCAAACCAATACGATCAATGTGTATGATATTCTAAAATATGACACATTCGTAACGACTAAGGCAGCTGTGGCAACAATAGAGGAGGTGTACGCATAA
- the rpoC gene encoding DNA-directed RNA polymerase subunit beta' translates to MQSEVKQQSEALVFDAIKIGLASPERVREWSRGEVKKPETINYRTLKPEKDGLFCEKIFGPSKDWECNCGKYKKIRYKGVVCDRCGVEVTKSKVRRERMGHIELAAPVSHIWYFKGIPSRMGLILDMSPRTLEKVLYFASYIVIDAGETSLQYKQVLTEKEYTEAYEKYGHKFRAAMGAEAIREILSQIDLVGESEQLKKALKDASGQKRARIIKRLEVIEAFKESGNLPEWMILSVVPVIPPDIRPMVQLDGGRFATSDLNDLYRRVINRNNRLQRLLDLGAPDIIVRNEKRMLQEAVDALIDNGRRGRPVTGPGNRPLKSLSDMLKGKQGRFRQNLLGKRVDYSGRSVIVVGPELKIYQCGLPKEMAIELFKPFVMKVLVEDGLAHNIKSAKKMVERLEPGVWDVLEDVIKEHPVMLNRAPTLHRLGIQAFEPVLVEGKAIKLHPLVCTAYNADFDGDQMAVHVPLSVEAQAECRFLLLSPNNLLKPSDGAPVSVPSQDMVLGIYYLTLDKEGELGEGTIFKDENEAILAYDNKVVSLHARVKVERVRIINGERERRLIETTVGRIIFNEAIPQDLGFVDRVTVDDQLLFEIDFLVGKKQMQQILNYCINVHGATRTAEVLDEIKKLGFKYSTQSAITVSISDMEVPEEKKGFVAEAEKTLEDIIKQFKRGLMTEEERYNSVIQTWRECDDKITKALLGNLDRYNNIYMMAHSGARGSDNQIKQLAGMRGLMADTSGHTIELPIKSNFREGLDVLEYFISAHGARKGLADTALRTADSGYLTRRLVDVSQDLIIRETDCCKDEPEVSGMVIKSFMDGEEVIEGLEERMSGRWSIEDIKHPKTGEILARADRMITPIKARNIIKAGINQVKIRTVLSCKSEVGVCAKCYGSNMATGIPVQVGESVGIIAAQSIGEPGTQLTMRTFHTGGIATADDITQGLPRVEELFEGRKPKGLAIIAEFSGKAVMQETKKKREMVITNADTGESKAYLIPYGSRTKVADGSMVEAGDELTEGSVNPHDTLRIKGVRAVQDYMLQEVQRVYRLQGVEINDKHIEVICRQMLKKLRIEDSGDTSFLPGSLIDRLEFEKINREMEDKGLEVAVATQVLLGITKASLATNSFLSAASFQETTKVLTDAAIKGKSDPLIGLKENVIIGKLIPAGTGMKRYRKLNIIEKDIDNDNVDDSLFQDEY, encoded by the coding sequence ATGCAAAGTGAAGTTAAGCAACAATCTGAAGCGTTGGTATTTGACGCTATTAAAATAGGTCTTGCTTCACCCGAACGGGTCAGAGAATGGTCCAGGGGCGAAGTCAAAAAGCCGGAAACCATCAATTACAGAACCTTAAAGCCTGAAAAGGATGGACTCTTTTGTGAGAAAATCTTTGGGCCGAGCAAGGACTGGGAATGTAATTGTGGTAAGTACAAAAAAATACGTTACAAAGGTGTGGTTTGTGATCGTTGTGGCGTAGAAGTTACAAAATCCAAAGTAAGAAGAGAGCGTATGGGTCATATAGAACTTGCAGCGCCTGTATCTCACATCTGGTACTTCAAAGGTATCCCTAGTCGAATGGGTCTGATTCTAGACATGTCACCTAGGACACTTGAAAAGGTATTGTACTTTGCTTCCTACATCGTCATTGATGCTGGTGAGACATCATTACAATACAAGCAAGTGCTGACTGAAAAAGAGTATACAGAAGCTTATGAAAAATATGGTCATAAGTTTAGAGCGGCTATGGGTGCAGAAGCCATACGCGAAATCTTGTCACAAATAGATCTCGTAGGCGAGTCTGAACAACTTAAAAAAGCATTAAAAGATGCTTCAGGACAGAAAAGAGCTCGTATTATTAAGCGCCTCGAAGTTATCGAAGCTTTCAAAGAATCTGGTAATCTGCCTGAATGGATGATTTTATCTGTCGTACCGGTTATACCACCGGATATTCGTCCTATGGTTCAGTTGGATGGTGGACGTTTTGCCACTTCAGACCTAAACGATTTATACAGACGTGTCATCAACAGAAATAATCGTCTTCAAAGACTTTTGGACTTAGGTGCGCCTGACATTATTGTAAGAAATGAAAAAAGAATGCTCCAAGAAGCCGTTGATGCTTTGATTGACAATGGTAGACGAGGAAGACCAGTTACAGGACCTGGTAATAGACCACTCAAATCCTTATCGGATATGTTAAAAGGTAAGCAAGGACGTTTCCGTCAGAACTTACTTGGTAAACGTGTCGATTACTCTGGACGTTCTGTAATCGTTGTCGGACCGGAACTTAAGATTTATCAGTGTGGTTTACCAAAAGAAATGGCAATTGAACTCTTTAAGCCATTTGTAATGAAAGTGCTTGTTGAAGACGGTCTTGCACATAACATTAAATCAGCAAAAAAAATGGTAGAAAGACTTGAACCAGGGGTTTGGGACGTTCTAGAAGACGTCATCAAAGAACACCCTGTTATGCTTAACCGTGCCCCCACGCTACATAGACTTGGTATACAAGCCTTTGAACCGGTACTTGTAGAAGGTAAAGCTATTAAGTTGCACCCTCTTGTTTGTACAGCTTATAATGCTGACTTTGATGGTGATCAAATGGCGGTCCATGTACCCTTATCCGTGGAAGCACAAGCAGAATGTCGTTTCCTATTATTATCGCCTAACAACCTATTAAAACCATCCGATGGTGCACCGGTATCTGTTCCTTCACAGGATATGGTTCTTGGTATTTATTATTTAACCTTGGATAAAGAAGGTGAACTAGGAGAAGGAACTATTTTTAAAGATGAAAATGAAGCGATTCTTGCTTATGACAATAAAGTCGTGAGCTTGCATGCACGTGTCAAGGTTGAACGTGTCCGCATCATTAACGGTGAGCGAGAAAGACGTCTCATTGAAACGACTGTAGGACGTATCATTTTTAATGAAGCCATTCCTCAAGATCTTGGATTTGTCGATCGCGTTACTGTAGATGATCAACTCTTATTTGAAATTGATTTTCTTGTTGGTAAGAAACAAATGCAACAGATCTTGAACTATTGCATTAATGTCCATGGTGCAACGAGAACAGCAGAAGTCTTAGATGAAATTAAGAAACTAGGTTTCAAATACTCCACTCAAAGTGCCATTACGGTATCTATTTCGGATATGGAGGTACCAGAGGAGAAAAAAGGTTTTGTAGCAGAAGCTGAAAAAACACTTGAAGATATCATAAAGCAGTTCAAACGTGGTTTGATGACAGAAGAAGAACGTTATAACAGCGTTATTCAGACTTGGCGTGAATGTGATGATAAAATCACTAAGGCACTCCTTGGTAATCTAGACAGATACAATAATATTTATATGATGGCACATTCCGGAGCTCGTGGATCGGATAATCAGATTAAGCAGCTTGCAGGTATGCGTGGTCTTATGGCGGATACCTCCGGTCATACAATTGAACTTCCAATCAAATCTAACTTCCGTGAAGGTCTTGACGTACTTGAGTATTTCATATCTGCCCATGGTGCTCGTAAAGGTCTTGCTGATACAGCCCTTAGAACGGCAGACTCGGGATACTTAACAAGAAGATTGGTTGACGTTTCTCAAGATCTTATAATCAGAGAAACGGATTGTTGTAAGGATGAGCCAGAAGTATCAGGTATGGTTATAAAAAGCTTTATGGATGGGGAAGAAGTCATTGAAGGCTTGGAAGAAAGAATGAGCGGTCGTTGGTCTATTGAAGATATTAAGCATCCAAAGACAGGTGAAATTCTAGCAAGAGCCGATCGTATGATTACACCAATTAAAGCAAGAAACATTATAAAAGCTGGAATTAATCAAGTTAAGATTAGAACAGTTTTATCTTGTAAATCAGAAGTGGGTGTATGTGCTAAGTGCTATGGTTCAAATATGGCTACAGGTATACCGGTTCAAGTAGGAGAGTCTGTGGGTATTATTGCAGCTCAATCTATCGGCGAGCCGGGAACACAGCTTACAATGCGTACCTTCCATACTGGTGGTATAGCAACAGCAGATGACATTACCCAAGGTCTTCCTAGGGTTGAAGAGCTTTTTGAAGGAAGAAAACCAAAAGGTTTGGCTATCATCGCAGAATTTAGCGGAAAAGCTGTTATGCAAGAAACGAAGAAAAAACGTGAAATGGTAATTACAAATGCAGACACCGGCGAGTCAAAAGCATACCTAATCCCTTACGGATCAAGAACAAAAGTTGCGGATGGTAGTATGGTAGAAGCAGGCGATGAGTTGACCGAAGGTAGTGTTAACCCTCATGATACACTTAGAATCAAAGGTGTTAGAGCGGTTCAAGACTATATGTTACAAGAGGTACAACGTGTTTATAGACTTCAAGGTGTTGAGATCAATGATAAGCATATTGAAGTAATTTGTAGGCAAATGCTTAAAAAACTCCGTATTGAAGACAGTGGCGACACCTCCTTCTTACCGGGTAGTTTGATTGATCGATTGGAATTTGAGAAAATCAATAGAGAAATGGAAGACAAAGGTCTTGAAGTTGCTGTAGCTACCCAAGTACTACTCGGTATTACGAAGGCATCTCTAGCAACAAACTCCTTTTTGTCAGCAGCTTCATTCCAAGAAACAACCAAAGTTTTAACGGATGCAGCTATAAAAGGAAAATCAGATCCATTGATTGGTCTCAAAGAGAACGTCATCATTGGTAAGTTGATTCCTGCAGGTACGGGTATGAAGCGTTATAGAAAACTCAATATTATAGAAAAAGATATTGATAACGATAACGTAGATGATTCATTGTTTCAAGACGAATATTAG
- the tuf gene encoding elongation factor Tu — protein MGKAKYERNKPHVNIGTIGHVDHGKTTLTAAITKVLFDRLGTGSIVDFDNIDKAPEERERGITISTAHVEYETENRHYAHVDCPGHADYVKNMITGAAQMDGSILVVAATDGPMAQTREHILLTRQVGGTHIVVFMNKCDMVDDEELLELVEMEIRELLSDYGFPGDDLPVIQGSALKALEDTSSKWGDIVLELMQACDDYIPEPIRQTDKPFLMPIEDVFSITGRGTVATGKVDRGVLHVQDNVEIVGLKEESRKVVCTGVEMFRKLLDEAQAGDNIGALLRGVQREEIERGQVLAAPGSITPHTTFKAQVYVLKKEEGGRHTPFFGNYRPQFYFTTTDVTGVINLPEGVEMCMPGDNIEMDVELIAPIAMEVGQKFSIREGGRTVGSGSVTVISK, from the coding sequence ATGGGTAAAGCTAAGTATGAAAGAAACAAACCGCATGTAAATATTGGAACAATTGGTCACGTTGACCATGGTAAAACAACTTTAACAGCAGCTATCACTAAAGTACTATTTGATAGACTGGGTACTGGATCAATCGTTGATTTCGATAACATTGATAAAGCACCAGAGGAAAGAGAAAGAGGGATCACAATCTCTACAGCACACGTTGAGTATGAGACAGAAAATCGTCACTACGCTCACGTTGACTGCCCAGGTCACGCCGACTACGTTAAGAACATGATCACTGGAGCAGCTCAAATGGACGGTTCTATCCTTGTTGTTGCTGCAACTGACGGACCAATGGCTCAAACTAGAGAGCATATTCTATTAACACGTCAAGTTGGTGGTACACATATCGTTGTATTCATGAACAAATGTGACATGGTTGATGATGAAGAATTATTAGAATTGGTTGAAATGGAAATCAGAGAATTGTTATCTGATTATGGATTCCCTGGAGATGATCTTCCAGTTATCCAAGGTTCAGCACTTAAAGCACTAGAAGATACAAGCAGCAAATGGGGCGATATCGTACTTGAATTAATGCAAGCTTGTGATGATTATATTCCGGAGCCAATTCGTCAAACAGATAAGCCATTCTTGATGCCAATCGAGGACGTTTTCTCAATCACAGGTCGTGGTACTGTTGCGACTGGTAAAGTTGACCGTGGTGTTTTACACGTTCAAGACAATGTTGAAATCGTTGGTCTTAAAGAAGAGTCAAGAAAAGTTGTTTGTACAGGCGTAGAGATGTTCCGTAAGCTTCTTGATGAAGCTCAAGCGGGTGACAACATTGGCGCATTACTTCGTGGTGTACAAAGAGAAGAGATTGAACGTGGACAAGTACTTGCAGCACCTGGTTCAATTACACCTCATACAACATTCAAAGCACAAGTATATGTACTTAAAAAAGAAGAAGGTGGACGTCATACACCATTTTTTGGTAACTACAGACCACAATTCTACTTCACAACGACTGACGTAACTGGTGTCATCAATTTACCAGAAGGTGTAGAAATGTGTATGCCTGGCGACAACATCGAGATGGACGTTGAATTAATCGCGCCAATCGCGATGGAAGTTGGTCAAAAGTTCTCAATCCGTGAGGGTGGAAGAACAGTTGGTTCAGGATCTGTTACTGTAATCAGCAAATAA
- the rplW gene encoding 50S ribosomal protein L23: MASINYYDVLLKPVITEKSMDQMGDRKYTFLVHPEATKVQIKEAVEKMFKGAIVQKVNTMNKDGKTKRRGTTSGKTAKTKKAIVTLTAESKEIDFFEGM; the protein is encoded by the coding sequence ATGGCAAGCATAAATTACTATGACGTACTACTTAAACCTGTAATCACTGAAAAAAGTATGGATCAAATGGGTGATCGTAAATATACATTTTTAGTGCATCCAGAAGCGACTAAGGTTCAAATCAAAGAAGCGGTTGAAAAAATGTTTAAAGGTGCTATCGTTCAAAAAGTCAATACCATGAATAAAGACGGTAAGACAAAAAGACGTGGTACAACAAGCGGCAAGACAGCTAAAACAAAAAAAGCGATCGTAACTTTGACAGCAGAGAGTAAAGAGATCGACTTCTTCGAAGGAATGTAA
- the rpsJ gene encoding 30S ribosomal protein S10 codes for MATQKMRISLKAYDHQLIDQSSEKIIETAKKTGAKVSGPIPLPTKKEIITILRAVHKYKDSREQFEQRTHKRLIDILMPTAKTVDALMRLELPAGVDIKVDVK; via the coding sequence ATGGCAACTCAAAAAATGAGAATTAGCTTGAAAGCGTATGATCATCAATTAATCGATCAATCATCAGAGAAGATCATCGAAACTGCAAAGAAAACAGGAGCGAAAGTGAGCGGACCTATCCCACTTCCTACTAAAAAGGAAATCATTACGATCCTAAGAGCCGTACACAAGTACAAAGACTCTAGAGAGCAGTTCGAACAAAGAACACACAAAAGATTAATTGACATATTAATGCCAACAGCTAAAACGGTAGATGCACTTATGCGTCTAGAACTACCTGCTGGGGTAGACATTAAAGTAGATGTAAAATAA
- the fusA gene encoding elongation factor G, with amino-acid sequence MAGRNYPLNRTRNIGIMAHIDAGKTTLTERILFYTGISHKIGETHEGAATMDWMEQEQERGITITSAATTCSWLDNRINIIDTPGHVDFTVEVERSLRVLDSAVGVFCAKGGVEPQSETVWRQADKYEVPRMAFVNKMDIMGADFFNVVSMIKERLGANAVPIQLPIGAEEDFVGLVDLMTMKAYIYNDDLGEDISEVDIPADMLEMATEYHNEMVEKIADTDEDLMMMYLEGEEISTDELKTALRRATIGVKIIPVFCGSAYKNKGVQKLLDAVIEYMPSPLDVPAIQGIDMDTEEPVERPASDEAPFSALAFKIMADPFVGKLAFFRVYSGTINAGSYVLNSTKNKKERMGRILQMHANKREELEKVYSGDIAAAVGLKLTTTGDTLCDEKHPVILESMVFPEPVISVAIEPKTKAGQEKMGIALAKLAEEDPTFKTFTNTETGQTIIAGMGELHLEIIVDRMLREFKVEANVGAPQVAYKETLTKAVDVDKKYARQSGGRGQYGHCKVRFEPMDVNGEITYEFVNSTTGGSIPREYVPAVDAGIRDAMQSGVLAGYEVVGVRADCYDGSYHDVDSSEMAFKIAGSMAFKDAMKKGDSVLLEPIMKVDILVPEEYMGDVIGDINSRRGRIEGMEPRNGAQSIHCYVALSEMFGYSTDIRSKSQGRGTFSMQFSHYEQLPKSIQEKILSGKGLE; translated from the coding sequence TTGGCAGGTAGAAATTATCCGTTAAATCGGACCAGAAACATCGGCATCATGGCACATATTGATGCCGGTAAAACTACCTTGACTGAGCGTATACTATTTTATACAGGCATAAGCCATAAGATCGGTGAAACTCATGAAGGTGCAGCAACAATGGACTGGATGGAGCAAGAGCAAGAAAGAGGTATAACCATTACTTCTGCTGCGACAACATGTTCATGGTTAGATAATAGAATAAACATCATAGACACACCAGGTCACGTTGACTTCACTGTTGAAGTTGAACGATCTCTCCGTGTACTAGATAGTGCGGTTGGCGTATTCTGTGCAAAGGGTGGGGTTGAACCTCAATCTGAAACAGTATGGCGTCAAGCGGACAAATATGAAGTACCTAGAATGGCATTTGTTAACAAGATGGATATTATGGGTGCAGATTTCTTTAACGTTGTTAGTATGATCAAAGAACGTCTTGGTGCAAATGCTGTACCGATTCAGTTACCAATCGGTGCTGAAGAAGACTTTGTTGGTTTGGTTGACCTAATGACAATGAAAGCCTACATCTATAATGATGATTTAGGTGAAGATATTTCAGAAGTTGATATTCCAGCAGATATGCTGGAAATGGCTACAGAATACCATAACGAAATGGTAGAGAAAATAGCAGATACCGATGAAGATCTAATGATGATGTACTTAGAAGGCGAAGAGATTTCGACCGATGAACTTAAGACAGCACTTCGTAGAGCGACCATAGGGGTAAAAATCATACCTGTTTTCTGTGGTTCTGCATATAAGAATAAAGGTGTTCAAAAGCTTTTGGATGCAGTTATAGAATATATGCCATCTCCACTTGACGTTCCTGCAATACAAGGTATTGATATGGATACAGAAGAACCGGTTGAAAGACCTGCTTCAGATGAAGCACCTTTTTCAGCATTGGCTTTTAAGATTATGGCGGATCCATTTGTGGGTAAGCTGGCATTCTTTAGAGTCTATTCCGGTACCATCAATGCTGGCTCCTATGTTCTTAATTCAACAAAGAATAAAAAAGAACGTATGGGAAGAATTCTTCAAATGCATGCGAACAAAAGAGAAGAACTTGAAAAAGTATACTCTGGAGATATCGCAGCTGCTGTTGGACTGAAATTGACAACAACCGGTGATACACTTTGTGATGAAAAACACCCGGTTATTCTTGAGTCAATGGTATTCCCTGAACCGGTTATATCAGTTGCTATTGAGCCTAAAACTAAGGCCGGACAAGAAAAAATGGGTATTGCACTTGCAAAACTTGCAGAAGAAGATCCAACCTTTAAAACATTTACAAACACTGAGACAGGACAAACCATCATAGCCGGTATGGGTGAGCTTCATCTTGAGATCATCGTAGACCGTATGCTAAGAGAGTTTAAAGTTGAAGCCAATGTAGGTGCACCACAGGTTGCGTATAAAGAAACCCTTACTAAAGCCGTTGATGTGGATAAAAAATATGCACGACAATCTGGTGGACGTGGGCAGTACGGACATTGTAAAGTAAGATTTGAACCAATGGATGTTAACGGCGAAATCACTTATGAATTCGTTAATTCAACAACCGGTGGGTCAATCCCAAGAGAATACGTACCGGCAGTTGATGCAGGTATTAGAGATGCAATGCAATCCGGTGTTCTGGCGGGTTATGAAGTTGTTGGTGTTCGTGCAGACTGTTACGACGGTTCTTACCACGATGTCGACTCTTCAGAAATGGCATTTAAGATTGCCGGATCGATGGCGTTTAAAGATGCTATGAAAAAAGGTGATTCCGTCTTACTTGAACCCATCATGAAGGTAGACATACTTGTACCTGAAGAATATATGGGTGATGTTATTGGTGACATTAACTCAAGACGTGGTAGAATTGAAGGTATGGAGCCGAGAAATGGTGCTCAATCCATACATTGTTATGTTGCATTATCTGAGATGTTTGGATATTCAACGGACATTCGTTCCAAATCACAGGGACGTGGAACTTTCTCCATGCAATTTTCACATTACGAACAACTTCCAAAGAGTATTCAAGAGAAAATACTTTCCGGAAAAGGCCTTGAGTAA